From Pseudomonadota bacterium, a single genomic window includes:
- the def gene encoding peptide deformylase, translated as MAVRKILKYPDKRLRERALTVSDFGTDLGRLIDDMAETMYAAPGVGLAAPQVGVPLRLFLVDVSNGDDEPSDLRVFVNPELADQSGEVVWAEGCLSFPGVTEDVKRAERVKVRAQDRRGACFELEADGLLAVAIQHEYDHLEGRLLVDRVSLLRRRLIERAMRKRATETALV; from the coding sequence ATGGCTGTTCGGAAGATCCTGAAGTACCCTGACAAACGCCTGCGGGAACGCGCGCTAACCGTCAGTGATTTCGGGACGGATCTCGGCCGGTTGATCGACGACATGGCGGAGACCATGTACGCCGCACCCGGGGTCGGATTGGCGGCTCCCCAGGTCGGTGTGCCGCTGCGCCTGTTCTTGGTCGATGTCTCCAACGGGGACGACGAGCCAAGCGATCTAAGAGTGTTTGTCAACCCCGAACTCGCGGACCAATCAGGGGAGGTCGTGTGGGCGGAGGGCTGCCTGTCCTTCCCCGGCGTCACGGAAGACGTCAAGCGTGCGGAGCGAGTCAAGGTACGAGCGCAGGACCGTCGTGGCGCGTGCTTCGAGCTCGAGGCCGATGGATTGTTGGCCGTGGCTATTCAGCACGAGTACGATCACCTGGAGGGCCGCCTGCTGGTCGATCGAGTGAGCCTGCTGCGCAGGCGGCTTATCGAGCGCGCGATGCGCAAGCGCGCGACGGAAACCGCGCTGGTTTGA